From Nicotiana tabacum cultivar K326 chromosome 20, ASM71507v2, whole genome shotgun sequence, one genomic window encodes:
- the LOC107812060 gene encoding RNA polymerase II C-terminal domain phosphatase-like 3: MEECNTPAVGDVEEGEISDSASVEEISEDAFNKQQDPPTSTTVTTTATTKVVNSNNQNQNSSTRVWTMKDIYKYPISRDYARGLYNLAWAQAVQNKPLNELFVMTTDDNSKQSVESSSDMVEKVIIHVDDDTMEEGELEEGEIDSDADVVVVNGGATNNDDELNSFKTSKEEANLIREQLLSVTVDEMEKSFPVVCSKLQNSLDSVGELAASPDSDDLVQLFMTAIQIVNSVFCSMNQNQKEQNREILSRLLLHVKSQVPALLSSEQLKEVDAVILSINQSAVSSITEDNDQDNVIKVVKVLDMNDSHSSSENANQDCTSVKKCDLDVESTKSSGPKEQNVSFEYIKPGLANSKARGLSVPLLDLHKDHDIDTLPSPTREIAPIFPIAKASTQTHGVVKPELPMFTGALEKGSSLLHPYETDALKAVSSYQQKFGRSSLFDSEKFPSPTPSNEGDSGEGDTGGEVSSSNVGHNASVLNASSTWQPIVSSVPPTNILAGQGLGTARNADPLSFLPNPSLRSSTAKSRDPRLRLATSEAAAQNLTKKMLPIPNIDLKLEASLEMIGSRKQKIVEQPAFDAPLLKRQRSEQTDSIIVSDVRPSTGNGGWLEHRGTVGLPITSSNYVTDSSDNDTRKLEQVTSSVSTSNTIPSVIVNADVNLPLTGTSANLHSLLKDIAINPSIWMNIIKLEQQKSADASKTTTVASSSSSILGAVPSTNVAAPKSSVIGQRSVGIIQTPTQTTAADEVAKVRMKPRDPRRVLHNTAVQKSGNSGSADQCKTGVAGTQAMISSHCVQRPEDQLDRKSAVIPSTTPPDIARQFTKNLKNIADMISVSPTSTSPSAASQTPAQHMQVHPSRLEGNGAVSESSELLTDAGLASGKAPPGSLQLQSSWGNVEHLFEGYSDQQRASIQRERTRRLEEQKKMFSVRKLCLVLDLDHTLLNSAKFVEIDPVHQEILRKKEEQDREKPYKHLFRFPHMGMWTKLRPGIWNFLEKASKLFELHLYTMGNKLYATEMAKLLDPKGDLFAGRVISRGDDGDPLDGDERIPKSKDLEGVLGMESAVVIIDDSVRVWPHNKLNLIVVERYIYFPCSRRQFGLPGPSLLEIDHDERPEDGTLASCLGVIQRIHQNFFEHRSIDEADVRNILATEQQKILAGCRIVFSRVFPVGEANPHFHPLWQTAEQFGAVCSGQIDEQVTHVVANSLGTDKVNWALSTGRFVVHPGWVEASALLYRRANEHDFAIKP, from the exons ATGGAAGAATGTAATACGCCAGCAGTTGGAGATGTAGAGGAGGGTGAGATCTCAGATTCGGCATCGGTTGAAGAAATCAGTGAGGATGCCTTCAATAAGCAACAAGACCCACCTACATCTACTACTgttactactactgctactactaagGTTGTCAATTCGaataatcaaaatcaaaattcgAGTACTAGGGTTTGGACCATGAAAGATATATATAAGTACCCAATCTCGAGGGACTACGCACGGGGTTTGTATAACCTGGCTTGGGCTCAGGCTGTGCAGAATAAGCCTCTAAACGAACTCTTCGTCATGACTACTGACGACAACTCCAAGCAGTCTGTGGAATCTTCTTCTGATATGGTGGAAAAGGTCATCATTCATGTGGACGACGATACTATGGAGGAAGGAGAGTTGGAGGAAGGCGAGATCGACTCGGATGCTGATGTCGTTGTGGTAAATGGTGGTGCTACCAATAATGATGATGAACTTAATTCCTTTAAAACATCAAAGGAGGAGGCAAATTTGATTAGGGAACAACTTCTTAGTGTTACTGTAGACGAAATGGAGAA ATCCTTTCCTGTGGTCTGTTCCAAATTGCAAAACTCATTGGACAGCGTGGGGGAACTAGCTGCTTCTCCAGATTCCGACGACCTGGTTCAACTGTTTATGACTGCAATTCAAATCGTAAATTCT GTTTTCTGCTCCATGAACCAGAATCAGAAGGAACAGAACAGAGAGATTCTATCTAG GTTACTTCTTCATGTAAAGAGCCAAGTACCTGCTCTTTTGTCTTCTGAGCAGTTAAAAGAG GTGGATGCGGTGATTCTCTCTATAAACCAGTCAGCTGTTTCTTCAATTACTGAAGACAATGACCAGGACAATGTGATCAAAGTTGTTAAAGTGTTAGATATGAATGATTCTCATTCATCTTCTGAAAATGCAAATCAGGATTGTACTTCTGTAAAGAAGTGTGATTTAGATGTTGAGTCTACCAAATCTTCAGGTCCTAAGGAGCAGAATGTGTCATTTGAATATATAAAACCAGGATTAGCCAATTCTAAAGCTAGAGGGTTATCTGTTCCTCTGTTAGACCTCCATAAAGACCACGATATAGATACTCTTCCGTCGCCTACGCGAGAAATTGCACCAATATTCCCTATTGCAAAAGCATCCACGCAGACACATGGAGTGGTGAAACCGGAGTTGCCCATGTTTACGGGTGCTCTTGAGAAAGGGAGCTCCTTATTGCATCCTTATGAAACTGATGCCCTTAAAGCTGTTTCCTCCTATCAACAAAAATTTGGTCGAAGTTCCCTTTTTGATAGTGAAAAGTTTCCAAGTCCAACCCCATCCAATGAGGGTGATAGTGGGGAAGGGGACACCGGCGGGGAGGTCTCCAGTTCTAATGTTGGACATAATGCCAGCGTTCTGAATGCATCTAGCACTTGGCAACCAATAGTTTCTTCTGTTCCCCCGACAAATATTCTGGCTGGACAAGGGCTTGGAACTGCTCGGAATGCAGATCCTCTTAGTTTTCTGCCAAATCCTTCTTTGCGATCTTCTACTGCAAAAAGTAGAGATCCCAGACTCAGATTGGCAACCAGCGAAGCAGCTGCTCAGAACTTGACTAAGAAGATGTTGCCTATCCCAAACATTGATTTAAAATTAGAGGCTTCTTTAGAGATGATAGGTTCAAGAAAGCAGAAGATAGTAGAGCAACCAGCCTTTGATGCTCCATTGTTGAAGAGACAAAGAAGTGAACAGACTGACTCAATCATTGTGAGTGATGTGCGACCTTCGACTGGAAATGGTGGTTGGTTAGAGCATAGAGGAACTGTGGGATTGCCAATTACGAGTAGTAACTATGTTACAGATAGCAGTGACAATGACACTAGGAAATTGGAGCAAGTAACAAGTAGTGTCTCTACTAGCAATACTATACCTAGTGTCATAGTTAATGCTGATGTGAACTTGCCATTGACTGGTACGTCTGCAAATTTGCATTCTCTATTAAAAGACATCGCTATAAATCCTTCAATATGGATGAATATAATCAAGTTGGAACAGCAGAAGTCTGCAGATGCTTCTAAAACTACCACAGTAGCTTCTAGTTCTAGCTCTATTCTTGGAGCAGTTCCATCAACGAACGTAGCTGCTCCCAAATCTTCTGTGATTGGGCAGAGATCAGTTGGAATAATTCAGACTCCTACACAGACAACAGCAGCA GATGAAGTGGCTAAAGTCCGGATGAAACCTCGCGACCCTCGGCGTGTTCTTCATAATACTGCAGTTCAAAAGAGTGGGAAttctggatctgctgatcaatgTAAAACGGGTGTAGCGGGCACACAAGCAATGATAAGCAGTCATTGTGTCCAAAGGCCAGAAGACCAGTTGGATAGAAAGTCTGCTGTGATACCTTCTACTACACCACCAGACATTGCTCGCCAATTcaccaaaaatttaaaaaacattGCTGATATGATCTCTGTTTCACCAACATCCACATCACCATCAGCTGCTTCTCAAACTCCAGCACAACATATGCAAGTTCATCCTAGTAGATTGGAAGGAAATGGGGCAGTTTCTGAGTCAAGTGAACTGCTGACTGATGCTGGCTTAGCTTCTGGAAAAGCTCCTCCTGGTTCATTGCAACTGCAGAGCTCTTGGGGAAATGTTGAGCACCTATTTGAAGGGTATAGTGACCAGCAGAGAGCTTCTATTCAGAGAGAAAGGACTAGGAGGCTTGAGGAACAGAAGAAAATGTTTTCTGTTCGGAAGCTCTGTCTTGTTTTGGACTTGGACCATACTCTTCTCAATTCAGCAAAG TTTGTTGAAATCGACCCAGTCCATCAAGAGATATTGAGGAAGAAAGAGGAACAAGACCGTGAAAAACCTTATAAGCACCTCTTCCGGTTTCCGCACATGGGAATGTGGACAAAATTACGGCCTGGGATCTGGAATTTCTTGGAAAAG GCTAGCAAGCTTTTTGAGCTGCATCTCTATACCATGGGGAACAAGCTATATGCCACTGAGATGGCAAAATTGCTAGATCCAAAAGGGGATCTGTTTGCTGGACGAGTGATCTCCAGGGGTGACGATGGAGATCCACTTGATGGGGATGAAAGGATTCCTAAGAGTAAGGACTTGGAGGGGGTTTTGGGCATGGAGTCTGCTGTTGTGATTATAGATGATTCTGTGAGAGTCTGGCCACATAACAAGCTAAATTTGATTGTTGTGGAGAG GTATATTTACTTTCCTTGCAGTAGACGACAATTTGGTCTCCCTGGTCCTTCTCTTCTTGAGATTGATCATGATGAAAGACCAGAAGATGGGACATTGGCCTCTTGTTTGGGG GTTATTCAAAGAATACATCAGAATTTTTTCGAACATCGGTCCATAGATGAAGCTGATGTTAGGAACATCTTAGCCACAGAACAACAGAAGATTCTGGCAGGTTGCCGTATTGTCTTCAGCAGAGTATTTCCTGTTGGTGAAGCCAATCCTCATTTTCATCCTTTGTGGCAGACAGCTGAACAGTTTGGTGCTGTCTGCAGTGGTCAAATTGACGAGCAGGTTACCCATGTGGTTGCCAATTCTCTTGGGACAGACAAG GTTAACTGGGCGCTTTCCACTGGTCGATTTGTTGTTCATCCTGGCTG GGTGGAGGCATCAGCTTTGCTTTATCGGAGGGCGAATGAACATGATTTTGCTATTAAACCTTAA